Part of the Spinacia oleracea cultivar Varoflay chromosome 5, BTI_SOV_V1, whole genome shotgun sequence genome, agacctttacaaaaagaTAACCAAACAAGCTGTCATTTATCGGGGTTTCATACATTGCAAATTTGCATCTTAATGTCCTTCTCAGGTTGTTCAGGTGCCAAAACTAGCTTCAGGAGGAAGTCCGGGAAACTTTCAGGTGAAATTGCTCCCATGAGAGTCAAGTGAAAACTACAGTTTGTCAACAGAGAATCTTTGTTGCTATCATAGTGTAGACTTTGAGACCATCATTTATAGTTATAGCAGTATCTATTAATGGCAGTcttataatttgagattctgTCTTCTTTCTTGGATAAAGTTTCTCACTAGGAATTGGGAAATTCTGATTCTACGGCTGGTGCTGGTTGGAGTTATTTGCGGTTGTCCTTATTTGAGTATTTCCTCCGTCCCTTTTTATTTGCCAAATTTTCTGTTTTTGGTCCGTTCCTGAAAAGCTAAAAGATTTCCCCATGAAACCGTAACTTTATTCTAACATAAAATACATTTGTTCCTACCGCTTTTGTTTCTTCTTAATTTCCGAAGTAAAAAATGGCTTGGGGGTAATTAGGGAAGGAGGAAATGTATTTGAATCATTCAACAGTTGCCAAGTGGAAGAATCAGCAAGGTTGACATTCTTACAAAGTCTCAAGGAGTTGCTTATTTCTGAGGAAAAATTAACATCCAACTATGGGCGACCTTCTTTAAAAGGTCTAACCTTTTGAATAACTAAAGACACTTCTATTTCTAAACGTAATCTTTTATCTTTTTTACTCCGTAAAAGTTGGATACTTGGATAGCTTGAGTTAATTCTACGGGTTTGTTAGTTTCAAGAATGATGTTTATCCGTTTTCGAAAATAGTTAAATCTATTTTGATTCGTTAACTTTCAAACCCGATTCGATCTGACATGTTAGTCAAATGAATCTGTTCTAACCTAATTTGTTTTTACCTCGATGAACCGAAAAAATCTGATCTGTTGATGACACCCCTAATTCAACATCATCAGAGTACACATTCTAATCGGAGGGTGTTGGTGTACACACTCATGATCTCACTGCTGGTATGATCAACTCAACCTTACAGCAATGCAGCAAGCAACATTCGTGCACAAGCTCACCTCAAGCAACAACAGCTAACTGCGTCTGCATCACAACCTTCTAGAATATTCAGTGTAACTGAATTCTGTTAGAGTAGTTGTTAGCTTTTATTTCTGTAATAAAGAGTGTTAGTTAGAGCTTGCTGATGTGTCAGTTTGGAGCACGTTGATTGGCTCCAACACGTCACCTAATCATTGTATATAAGGCCAATCATGCTGTAATCATTATTCATTCATTCAATAAGAAAAttatctctctctccctctttctttctctctttctgCATTTTCTGTTAAGAACTTTCagtttgtgatcaaccaagaagGTGATCactaacatggtatcagagtaGTGATTAAATCAGATCCTGCTAGAATTCGCATCTTCTTTGTATAATCAATCAGCAAAAACACTCAAAAAGATCAATAAAAAATGCCTGATCAGACAGATCAATCTCAAAATCCTAGTTCTGCTTACTACCTGAGCAACAGTGATCTAAATGCTACAAAATTGGTGAATATTGAATTTGAGGGACAATTTTTCAATGATTGGAAACGATCTATTATGATAGCTTTATCTGCAAGAAACaaattgtgttttgttgatGGAACACTAAATCAGCCAGCAATCAATTCTGCAAATTACAGATTGTGGTGCAGATGCAATGATTTGGTGATTTCTTGGATGTTAGCTTCACTTGAACCTAAAATAGCAAGAAGTGTCTTGTATCTCAAGACAGCAAGAGCAATTTGGCTTGAATTAGCTGACAGATTTTGTAGAGAATCTGGTCCTCAATTGTTTTCTGTACAACATCAGTTGAGTGAATTAATACAAGAAGAGGATGAAGGAATTGCTAGTTTTTTCACTAAAATCAAGCTATTTTGGGACCAACTAGATGGCTTAGAACCTCTACCTACGTGTGTTTGCACTAGTTGTAGTTGTAATCTCACACAACAACTTCTGAAAACTCAGCAGAATCAGAGATTGATACAATTCTTGATGAAATTAAACCAGAAATATGAGCATCCTAAAAGTGCAATTCTCATGATGAATCCCCTACCTACAATATCTAAAGCTTATGGACTCTTACTCCAAGAAGAGCAGCAGAAAGAGTTGCATACTGTCAGAAATCAACTGCAAACAACAGAATCTGCTGCATTCAGTGTCAAAAGGTTTGACAACAAGTTCTACAAGCCTCAATATAGCTCTAATTCTGGCTCTCAGACTACATCCAACACAAATCAGTTCAGAACCTCAACCAGGAATAATCTCTTTTGtgatcattgcaaaatgagaaATCACACTGTTGACAAGTGCTGGAAGCTACATGGCTATCCAAAAGATTTCAAAAACAAAGGAAAGAGAATtgcagcagcagcacagcttGATGAAAGCTTCAACAAAGAGAATCAGAATGAAACAGATTCAGGAATGGTTCATGCTACCTTCACTGAAGAACAATACAGTCACTTGATGCAATACCTCAACAATAATCAGGTTGCTAATCAAGTTGAGAATTCCAGCTCTCACTCACTTGGATTAGCAACAACTTCTCAGCACAAAGGTACTTTCTGTTTATTTTCCAATCTCAAGAAAAAATGGATTTTAGACAGTGGTGCTAGTGATCATATGTGTTCAGATCTGTCATTATTCAGTTCTTTTGAATCTGTGAATGATGCTCAGCATACTATTACTATTCCTGATGGTTCAGAATTGACAGTTAAGCACAAAGGTGTTATTTATTTAGGTGGAAATATTACACTTAAAGATGTGCTGCATATTCCTGAGTTTCAGTTCAATTTGATATCAGTATCCAAGCTTTGTTGTGATGATGGTTATTCTGTTTCATTCACAACTAATGAATGTTTACTTCAGGACCTttccaagaacaagcttatTCTGCTTGGTAGATTGGAGAAGGGATTGTACAGTTTAAGTGAAGATTTACTGGTATCTAGCAAGAATAAGTATGCTCTCTCTACTGTTGGATCAGCTGATGTCCAAGAAGCCAAACTCTGGCATCTTAGGTTAGGACATATGTCATTTGGCAAAATAAAGGGATTACAAGGTGTTGATGTACCAGGATGCTTAGCTGAATCTTTCTGTCAGATATGCCCTTTAGCTAAGCAGACCAGGTTTCCTTTCTCTAATAGTAGCATCAAAACAACTAGGCCTTTTGAATTAATACACATTGATGTATGGGGCCCTTACTCTATTCCTGATTCTTCTCATTGTAATCAGTTTCTTACAATTGTAGATGATTACACAAGGATGACTTGGACTCATCTTATGAGAAATAAAACAGATTCTTTGAAAATCATGACTCAATTTCTTATTTATGTTGAAAATCAGTTTAGCTTAAAGGTTAAACATGTTAGATCAGATAATGCACCTGATTTGACAGAAGGTAGCATGAAAGAGTTGTTTCAATCAAAGGGTATTCTAAACCAGAAAAGTTGCAGCTATACACCTCACCAAAATGGGGTTGTTGAGAgaaaacacaaacacttacttGAAACAGCTAGAGCCCTCTCATTTCAATCAAATCTCCCTGATAAATACTGGAGTGAATGTATTCTTGTTGCTACCTATCTCATCAACAGAATGCCCTTGAAAAGTATCAGTTTCTGCACTCCTTATGAAAAGCTATTTGGTACAAAACCAGACTTGTCTCATTTAAGGGTGTTTGGATGTCTTTGCTACATCACTACTGCAAAGACACAGAGATCAAAATTTGATCCCAGGGCTGATCCATGTGTATTCATAGGATATCCTTGTGACCAGAAAGCCTATAAGGTCCTTAACCTTGCTACTCATAAGCTTGTTACATCCAGGGATGTTGTTTTTCATGAAAAACACTTTCCATATCATTTTTCATCTTCCCCCTATTCCACTTACAAAACCAAATTCTTTCTTCCAATTGTTACTGATATTTCAGATTCCTCTTCTCTTTCTATTGCTCAAAATGAAGAATCTCATATCTCTTCTCATATCTACTCCTTTAACTTCTTCACCTCCTGCTCATACTTCTCCTTCTTCCATACCATCTCATTCTCCCCCAGAAACTATTCACACTTCTTCAGATCTCACTCAATCTTGTGCTCCCCCTCCAAGAAGGTCCACTAGAGTACCAAAACAACCCTCTCACTATCAAGACTTTGTTTGTTCAAAACCAGTTAGGCACTGGTGCAACCTTGTTGCTTTTGACCAGTTACCTGACAAACAAAAAGTCCTAATTGCAGCAAATATGGACTTGATTGAGCCCACCTCTTATTCTGAAGCTGCTGGTGATCATAACTGGGTTACAGCCATGGAAAAGGAGATTACAGCTCTCAACAATAATCACACATGGGATTTTGTGGTTCTTCCTAAAGGCAAGAAAGCAATTGGCTGCAAATGGGTTTACAGAATTAAGAAAAATGCTGATGGTTATATTGAAAGGTACAAAGCCAGATTAGTGGCTAAGGGTTTTACTCAAAAATATGGTATTGATTACCATGATACATTCTCCCCAGTTGTGAAAATGTCCACAGTCAGGTGTCTGATTTCTATTGCTGCAAGCAGAAACTGGAAATTGTTCCAACTGGATATTAACAATGCCTTTTTACATGGCAATCTTGATGAGGAAGTTTACATGAAAGTTCCTGAAGGTGTCAATGCTCCTGTTGGACATGTGTGCAAGCTTACTAAGTCACTTTATGGTCTCAAACAAGCATCTAGGCAGTGGTTTGCCAGACTTTTAGCTGAGTTGAAATCTCAAGGGTTTACACAGTCAAAAAATGACTATTCTCTTTTCATCAAACATGATCTTGCTGACATTACAGTGGTGGctgtttatgttgatgatattatcaTCACAGGATCAAATGAATCTATTATTACTGCACTAAAGACTCATTTACATCAGACATTTAGCATCAAAGACTTGGGTTTGCTTAACTTCTTCCTAGGGATTGAAATCTGTCACACAACAGAAGGTTACATCCTCACTCAGAAGAAGTATACTAAGGAAATGCTCCATGATTGTGAACTGGATATTTCTAAACCAGCAGTCACTCCTTTCCCTTTGAATCTAAAGCTTTCTCCTGAGGGTGATCTTTATGCAAATCCTGACTTGTATAGATGCTATGTAGGCAAGCTAAATTTCCTCACCAACACAAGACCTGACTTGGCTTTTGCTGTTCAATCACTTAGCCAATTCATGCATTCACCCAGGATTGATCACATTGCCGCTCTCACTCATACCTTGAGGTATGTTAATCACACTGCTGGTCAAGGGATTTTGCTTAGAGCTACTGATAAACTCACACTCCAAGCCTTTTCTGATTCTGATTGGGCTGCTTGCCCTTCAACTAGAAGATCGGTAACTGGATACATTCTCTTGCTAGGCAATTCTCCTATTAGCTGGAAATCCAAGAAGCAAACAACTATCTCTAAAAACTCTTCAGAAGCTGAGTATAGAGCTATGTCACAAGCAGCTAGTGAAGTCTCTTGGATTGTGAGACTTCTAGAGGAATTGGGGGTCACTGGTTTACAACCTGTTCAACTTAATTGTGACAATCAATCTGCTCTTCACATTGCTACTAACCCTATTTTCCATGAAAGAACCAAACATATTGAAGTTGATTGCCACTTTACACGAGACAAAGTTCTTGAAGGTTTGTTACAACTCAGCTATCTCCCTACTCAGCACCAGTTAGCTGACATATTCACTAAGATTCTCCCTAGTCATCAGCACATAACTCTTTCTTCCAAATTTGGTATGACTCATGTTTCACCCATCCCAagtttgagggggggggggggtgttggtGTACACACTCATGATCTCACTGCTGGTATGATCAACTCAACCTTACAGCAATGCAGCAAGCAACATTCGTGCACAAGCTCACCTCAAGCAACAACAGCTAACTGCGTCTGCATCACAACCTTCTAGAATATTCAGTGTAACTGAATTCTGTTAGAGTAGTTGTTAGCTTTTATTTCTGTAATAAAGAGTGTTAGTTAGAGCTTGCTGATGTGTCAGTTTGGAGCACATTGATTGGCTCCAACACGTCACCTAATCATTGTATATAAGGCCAATCATGCTGTAATCATTATTCATTCATTCAATAAGAAAattatctctctctctctttctttctctctttctgCATTTTCTGTTAGGGTGacgataaaggtcgcaagttgcgacaacatttagttgtcgcaatcttacgtgtcatagtttaattggtacatataggcgccacgtaggatatGCGTCAGcggaatatttttactatcaatgcaatatttttactatggaaatttgtaaataaggtaatcgatataaagaaagaaacaaattaaaatattaagattttttctacctttttattaacatatataatagattatataagtaaaatattttagtttccaatttaaatcaagacacataagcatgccatgtcatcattgtgacacggcttaaaggtcgcatgttgcgacctttatcattttcgtttctGTTAAGTTGTTTAACAACTTTCagtttgtgatcaaccaagaagGTGATCACTAACAGAGGGCATACAAGTTTTGAAAATGTGAGCAAATAACCTTTGTAAAATTTGATGGAAAATGAGATAACGGGATTTCAGCATACCAAAAAGTTGATTTTCACACACCACTGCGAGCCACAGTTTTCCATGCTCTATTCAGTGTGCCGCAACCTAGTAACGGGGATCACTCAAAATCTCCAATAATGAATGATAGTAATGCAATAAAAACATCAGCAACTCCATGCAACGTTTATTTGGTTTATACAAAAAGGGTGATTATAAATTTTGAGACTACAATTATTCTTTTTCTGAAATACTCCCTTCTTTTCGAAATAATAGGGACACTTtgatttttgacactattcacaaattttaattttgactaTCATTTATGATTTTATGGGTAATGAAAAATATAGTGGTGGgagatcttgtttgattcgtctcggtatgtaatcaatattttataatttttacgaatACAAAATAGAGATATTAATATTCAAATATTTACattgacaaaaataaaaaggtaaattgtttccattatttcgaaacggaggaGGTACGGAAGTGATTGTATACTTTAACTTCTTGCTTGACGTGATCATAAACTCTCGTGTTAGAGAACATCCATTTCACATTCagatgcatatatatatatatatacttcctccgttttattTACTTGTGCTATTTCCCTTTTACAGAAATTGCATATTAGTTGCACAATTTCCTTATATAAAATGTTTTCACGTGATTTTTGGTTTGTTCATACAATCAATATCCACTTTACACTAATTCTCATTTGCCATTATTACCTAATATTTTCCCTCTCTTTTGTTtgctattactccctccgtatttttgtaagagatacacttgtcttttccggccgtatttttttaagagatacacttgccatttttggtaacttatcaaccccaccatctaattaaataatatatctactacactttatgacccaccatccaattaaaaaataattttacaactacacccaccccacccccacctccaATTGTTCAAAAGGACATGGTCCCCAAtgtacttatttattaaaatatctaccccaaCCCCACTTCTTTTATTCTTCTTAAGACCCGTGCCCAACCAAATGTATCTCTTagaaaaatacggagggagtatatgagcAATTTCcgtattttcaatttttcttaatCCTTATTCCCAACCCATGTAAtgcaagtaaaaagaaaaaaaaaattgtttgatagctgATTGATTGAATGAATTGTTTGGTACACTTTAAATGATCGTGGGAATAACTTTCACGGTATAACATCAATTGGTAGAAGGTACACTCGATTATATGTAGAACTACATGTAACCATTTCATTTAATATTAACCCCTTgaaaagcaatttttttttagtttaaaagcacatatttacaaattaaaaacACTTTTTACAGCTTTAAAGCACATTTTTACAGTTGAAAAGCAAAGTGTTCCAAGTAAAAGAAACGGAAGATATATAAGTAAGTGCTTTTAAATCGGTAATGTGATTTTAAATTGTTAAAATGTTCTTTTATATAGGTAAAATGTACTTTTAAGCCGTAAAAAATGTGATTTTCATTACCGGTTACATGTAAAACTACTACAACCGGGTGCGCCTTCTAATTTGTTGTATGACAGAGactaaccattaaaataattaaaaaataaattaaaacttaGAAAGGATATTATCATGTAGTTAAATCGTGATGGCTAAGTAAAGGCAGCATGTTCTTGATTTTCTCTAGCTTTACACGTCCTAGACATTTCTTTTCATTAAGAAAATGCCAAATACTTAATTTTAAGTTGCTACTCACATGATAAAACTACACAAGAAGAGTGTTAAAAAGGTTGACATGCATGGCAATAAAAAGAGGTGAAGAAAGTATTAAGTCTATAtatctatttatttgtttattctatCAGCATCTGAACTACGAATCTGCTGGTTAATTGTTTCATAATTCACTATTTCCTTATTCCAAGCTAAAAAAGTTTATATAAGATACATTTAGagataaaaaataaatcagGGGAATGAGGCGGGTCTAACAAGGTCTGGGCCGAGTCCTAGACACATGCGGCCATGCCCATCCCTACCGAACAACTAAATAATAATGTACGCGACTATTAATTTGAGACGGAAGGAGTATATAAAAGATTGAACATACTTGGTGAGAGTTGATCACATGGTCCGGTTGATTTCCACCTCACTAAACAAAATTGGAATATTCTCTTCATTTTTCTTGTCTTTCCAAGTTAAAAGCAGAGGAATTCCATGAGACTAATTGGCTAccaaaagcaaaaagaaatgtGGATAAAGATAGTTTGATACTTAGCCATATAACTCCATGACTCAATAATGCATGTGGTGTTCCATTCCTCTCATAAAGaaaaaagattcacaaataataaataaagtctgTTTTTGCCACTTTTTATTACAATAAAATTCACCTTTTCTTGAACTTTTTCATATAAATAGACAAATAAAATTCTCAatatactgtaaaatgcaaCAATATTGAGCTACACAAAAATggcatcaacaacaacatcctTATTACccaaccaacaacaacaacaacaaccacaacaacaacaacaacagcccCAAGAGGAAGTGCCATACACACAAGTTGtaccaaacaacaacaacaacaacaatgcatGGCATAACAAcattaacaacaacaacaacaacaacaacaacaacaacaacaacaacaacaaaggatCAATTGGTCCATTTTTTGCTGTAATATCAGTGTTGGCTGTTCTTGCAATAATTTCATGTCTTGTGGGTAGGTTTTGGCTTGGGAAGGAAGAGACTCCTCTTGAGAGTATCAAGTACAGGGGTTCGTGTTTCGGGTGGTTGAGACGACGGTGGTGGCGCCGACCTTTTGCTAGGGGTGTTGATGTTGGTGGAGTTAGAGGTGGGAAAGTGGCTGCTGTTGCTCCTCCTCTTGCTGATGAGAATGGTAATTAGGTGGGAACTGGGAAACTAACTACAtatttttttagttttgttttagaacttaGTTTTTGTtacatattttctttctttgat contains:
- the LOC110777077 gene encoding uncharacterized protein — translated: MASTTTSLLPNQQQQQQPQQQQQQPQEEVPYTQVVPNNNNNNNAWHNNINNNNNNNNNNNNNNNKGSIGPFFAVISVLAVLAIISCLVGRFWLGKEETPLESIKYRGSCFGWLRRRWWRRPFARGVDVGGVRGGKVAAVAPPLADENGN